In the genome of Candoia aspera isolate rCanAsp1 chromosome 1, rCanAsp1.hap2, whole genome shotgun sequence, one region contains:
- the LOC134489762 gene encoding olfactory receptor 5V1-like, with product MVNNTGVKDFYLTELSDLPEVHIFLFVVILLTYLTTLAGNGAIIIATVTDAHLQTPMYFFLSNLSLLDVLCPTVTVPKMLQTFLSEDKRISFAGCVLQLFFLIDVVGTEIFLLAVMAYDRYVAICSPLHYTNIMSKRLCVQLAAGTWLTGFMNSMVHTALTFTLSFCGPNKVNQYYCDIPPMMALSCSSTYLPELVLLLVAGILGGGAFLVTLISYIYIISAIILMNSAEGRRKAFSTCGSHLTVVCLFYGTTIATYVRPTSTYSPKEDRVVSMLYGILTPMINPMIYSLRNKEVKKALAKAFNLKGFV from the coding sequence CTGAACTGTCTGATCTCCCTGAAGTGCACATTTTTCTCTTTGTGGTGATTCTGCTGACCTACTTGACCACTCTGGCAGGGAACGGGGCTATTATCATAGCAACAGTGACAGATGCTCACCTCCAGACACCTATGTATTTCTTTCTGAGTAATTTATCTTTGCTGGATGTCCTTTGTCCAACTGTCACTGTGCCAAAAATGCTCCAAACCTTCTTGTCAGAGGACAAGAGAATATCGTTTGCTGGCTGCGTGTTGCAACTATTCTTCCTAATTGATGTGGTGGGCACTGAAATTTTTTTGCTGGCAGtgatggcctatgaccgctatGTGGCTATATGCAGCCCCCTACACTACACAAATATTATGAGTAAACGTCTATGTGTTCAGCTGGCAGCTGGGACCTGGCTAACAGGCTTCATGAATTCTATGGTTCACACTGCACTGACCTTTACATTATCTTTCTGTGGGCCCAATAAAGTTAATCAGTATTACTGTGATATCCCTCCCATGATGGCTCTTTCTTGCTCTTCCACATACCTCCCTGAACTTGTCCTTCTCCTTGTGGCTGGTATTTTAGGGGGTGGTGCTTTTCTAGTTACCCTGATCTCTTACATCTATATAATTTCAGCTATCATACTCATGAACTCTGCTGAAGGCAGGCGAAAAGCATTTTCCACCTGTGGTTCCCACCTGACTGTCGTTTGCCTGTTCTATGGGACAACCATTGCCACCTATGTTCGGCCCACTTCCACTTATTCACCCAAGGAAGACAGAGTTGTTTCAATGTTGTATGGGATTCTTACTCCCATGATAAACCCAATGATCTACAGCCTGAGGAATAAGGAAGTTAAAAAGGCTTTGGCCAAAGCATTTAATCTGAAAGGGTTTGTTTGA
- the LOC134489773 gene encoding olfactory receptor 5V1-like — MEKGNITVLTDFYLTELSDLPEVQIALFVVILLIYLTTLAGNGAILMAIGTDAHLQMPMYFFLSNLSLLDILCPTVIVPKMLQIFLSKDKQISFIGCLLQLFFLIDVVGTEIFLLALMAYDRYVAICSPLHYANIMNKRRCVQLIAVIWLLGLINSMVHTSLTFRLSFCGSKKLNQYYCDLHPVMALSCSSTYLPELVLLLVAGIIGSGAFLITLNSYIYIISTILHMHSTEGRRKAFSTCGSHLTVVCLFYGATIATYARPTSSYSQKRDRIISMLYGVITPMLNPMIYSLRNKEVKKALDKALNLKRFS; from the coding sequence ATGGAGAAAGGCAACATAACTGTGTTGACGGACTTCTACTTGACCGAACTGTCCGACCTCCCCGAAGTACAGATTGCCCTCTTTGTGGTGATTCTGCTGATCTACTTGACCACTCTAGCAGGGAATGGGGCTATTCTCATGGCAATAGGAACAGATGCTCACCTCCAAATGCCAATGTACTTCTTTCTGAGTAATTTATCATTGCTGGACATACTTTGTCCAACGGTCATTGTACCAAAGATGCTCCAGATATTCTTGTCAAAGGACAAACAAATATCATTTATTGGTTGCCTGCTGCAATTATTCTTCCTGATTGACGTGGTGGGCACTGAAATCTTCTTGCTTGCACTGATGGCTTATGACCGCTATGTGGCAATATGTAGTCCTTTACATTATGCCAACATAATGAATAAACGGCGGTGTGTTCAATTGATAGCCGTGATTTGGCTATTGGGCTTAATTAATTCTATGGTTCATACCTCACTGACCTTTAGGTTGTCTTTTTGTGGATCTAAGAAACTCAACCAATATTACTGTGATCTTCATCCTGTGATGGCTCTCTCCTGCTCTTCTACTTACCTTCCTGAACTTGTCCTTCTACTTGTGGCTGGTATTATAGGCAGTGGGGCTTTTCTAATCACCCTGAACTCTTACATCTACATAATTTCTACTATCTTGCACATGCATTCCACTGAGGGGAGGCGCAAAGCCTTTTCCACCTGTGGTTCTCATTTGACGGTTGTTTGTCTTTTCTATGGGGCCACCATTGCGACCTATGCTCGACCCACCTCTTCTTATTCACAGAAACGGGATAGAATAATTTCTATGCTATATGGGGTAATCACTCCCATGCTGAACCCAATGATCTACAGTCTGAGGAATAAGGAAGTTAAAAAGGCATTGGACAAAGCCCTCAATCTGAAAAGATTTTCATAA
- the LOC134487319 gene encoding olfactory receptor 5M5-like → MNEKNQSQVAQFIFSGFTNYPKLQVVLFAMFLIIYIITLSANLGMILLIKMDPQLHTPMYFFLSHLAFLDASYSSTVTPKAIADFFPKKKTISFIGCAIQFYMFDGLVMTELFLLSVMAYDRYVAICNPLLYSVVMSKRLCTVLVTSVYVYGFVSSVVQTALTFTLSFCQSNVINHFYCNDPPLLALSCSDTRPKEYMVGQNQTQVTGFTFSGFTDHPELQVVLFNVFLVIYIITLSANLGMILLIKMDPQLQTPMYFFLSHLAFLDASYSTSVTPKAMADFLAEKKSISWTGCVIQFFMFVALVTTELFLLSVMAYDRYVAICHPLLYSTIMSKKSCVSLVVGIYGYGFVNSMIQTSLTFQLSFCGPNLINHFYCNDPPLLALSCSDTRPKEIQLFALSAINLTGSLFTVIISYIYILNAIFGKHSTSRRHKAFSTCASHLIAIVIFYGTLFFMYVQPSSSHYLNYDKVISVFYAVVIPMLNPLIYVLRNKEVKGALRRMKVKKLFS, encoded by the exons ATGAATGAGAAAAATCAAAGCCAAGTAGCACAGTTTATCTTCTCAGGATTCACAAATTATCCAAAATTACAAGTAGTTCTGTTTGCCATGTTCTTGATTATTTATATCATCACACTGAGTGCAAATCTAGGGATGATCCTGTTGATCAAGATGGATCCCCAGCTACATActccaatgtacttcttcctcagcCATTTGGCCTTCCTGGATGCCAGCTATTCTTCCACTGTTACCCCTAAAGCAATAGCAGACTTTTTTCCCAAAAAGAAAACCATTTCTTTCATTGGGTGTGCTATTCAGTTTTATATGTTTGATGGTTTGGTGATGACTGAATTATTCTTACTATCTGTCATGGCATATGACCGGTATGTAGCCATCTGCAACCCACTGCTTTATTCTGTTGTTATGTCGAAGAGGTTGTGCACAGTATTAGTGACTAGTGTGTATGTCTATGGCTTTGTGAGCTCAGTGGTTCAAACAGCATTAACTTTTACGCTATCTTTCTGTCAATCAAATGTGATCAATCATTTTTATTGCAATGACCCCCCACTGTTAGCTTTGTCCTGCTCTGACACTCGACCTAAAGAA TACATGGTTGGACAAAATCAGACCCAGGTGACTGGATTCACTTTTTCAGGATTCACAGATCATCCAGAATTGCAGGTTGTTCTCTTCAATGTATTCTTGGTGATTTATATCATCACACTGAGTGCAAATCTAGGGATGATCCTGTTGATCAAGATGGATCCTCAGCTACAAActccaatgtacttcttcctcagcCATCTGGCCTTCCTGGATGCCAGCTATTCTACCTCTGTTACACCCAAGGCAATGGCAGATTTTTTAGCTGAGAAGAAAAGCATTTCATGGACTGGATGTGTTATACAATTTTTTATGTTTGTTGCATTGGTGACCACTGAATTGTTCTTGCTATCAGTCATGGCTTATGATCGATATGTGGCCATTTGCCATCCATTGCTTTATTCCACAATTATGTCCAAGAAATCCTGTGTTTCCTTGGTGGTTGGCATCTATGGATATGGATTTGTGAACTCCATGATCCAAACATCATTAACATTCCAATTATCCTTCTGTGGTCCAAATTTAATTAACCACTTTTACTGCAATGACCCACCACTTCTAGCTTTATCCTGCTCTGACACTCGGCCAAAAGAAATCCAGCTTTTTGCCTTGAGTGCTATCAATTTAACTGGGTCCCTCTTCACAGTCATCATCTCCTATATCTATATTCTGAATGCCATCTTTGGAAAACATTCTACTAGCAGAAGGCACAAAGCTTTCTCTACCTGTGCCTCCCACCTGATTGCTATTGTGATTTTCTATGGAACCCTCTTCTTCATGTATGTGCAACCAAGCTCTTCTCATTATCTGAATTATGACAAAGTAATTTCTGTGTTTTATGCTGTTGTGATCCCCATGCTGAACCCCCTTATCTATGTTTTGAGAAACAAAGAAGTTAAAGGAGCCTTGAGAAGAATGAAGGTTAAGAAATTGTTTTCGTAG
- the LOC134487320 gene encoding olfactory receptor 5AP2-like has translation MQTNQTTLTEFILVGFMDHPELQIPLFIFFLVIYLITLVGNMGIIILTRIDARLHTPMYFFLRNLSIVDIGYSTAIGPKLLATFLVEHSTISFAGCTTQFFFFAIFVTTEGCLLAVMAYDRFTAICNPLLYFAVMSKKFCILLVIAAYACGFASSTVQTIFIFKMNFCGSKNIINHFFCDVPPLLQLSCSDTHIVHFVHFVLSMAIALTTSLTVLISYMAIVAAILKISSAQGRYKAFSTCASHLTTVTIFFGTIIFMYIRPGSNFSTDKDKIISVFYTLVISSLNPLIYSLRNREVKDAISRMLDKITFLK, from the coding sequence ATGCAGACAAATCAAACCACTCTGACTGAGTTCATCCTTGTTGGATTCATGGACCACCCAGAGCTTCAGATCCCcctcttcatcttcttcctgGTCATCTATCTGATCACGCTGGTGGGAAACATGGGGATAATCATTCTAACGAGAATTGATGCCAGGCTTCACaccccaatgtacttcttccttaGAAATCTCTCCATTGTAGATATTGGTTATTCTACCGCAATTGGCCCCAAATTGCTGGCCACGTTTTTGGTAGAACATTCAACCATTTCCTTTGCAGGATGCACCACGCAATTCTTCTTTTTTGCCATCTTTGTGACCACTGAAGGTTGCCTTCTGGCTGTGATGGCATACGATCGCTTCACAGCAATCTGCAACCCACTGCTCTATTTTGCGGTCATGTCAAAGAAGTTCTGCATCCTGTTAGTCATAGCTGCCTATGCCTGTGGCTTTGCCAGTTCAACAGTCCagaccatatttatttttaaaatgaatttctgTGGCTCAAAGAATATAATTAATCATTTTTTCTGTGATGTTCCTCCACTGCTTCAATTGTCCTGTTCAGATACCCATATCGTTCACTTTGTGCATTTCGTTTTATCCATGGCCATTGCACTGACAACTTCTCTGACTGTTTTGATTTCCTACATGGCCATTGTTGCTGCCATCCTGAAGATCAGCTCTGCCCAGGGAAGATATAAAGCCTTCTCCACCTGTGCCTCCCATCTGACCACGGTGACCATTTTCTTTGGAACCATCATCTTCATGTATATACGACCTGGCTCCAATTTCTCAACAGATAAAGACAAAATCATATCCGTGTTTTATACTCTTGTCATCTCCTCCCTTAATCCACTCATCTATAGTCTGCGGAACAGAGAGGTGAAGGATGCAATTAGCAGAATGCTTGACAAGATAACATTCCTGAAGTAA